A window of Streptomyces sp. DG1A-41 contains these coding sequences:
- a CDS encoding menaquinone biosynthesis decarboxylase, whose protein sequence is MAYDDLRSLLRALEREGDLKRIKAEVDPYLEVGEIVDRVQKAGGPALLFENVRGSSMPLAMNVYGTDRRLLKALGLKSYAEISERIGGLLKPELPHGFVGVREAFGKLGAMTHVPPKKVKDGPVQEVVLTGDDVDLDQLPALFTWPKDGGSFFNLGLTHTKDPESGIRNLGLYRLQRHDKRTIGMHWQIHKDSRNHYQVAARRGERLPVAIAFGCPPAVTYASTAPLPGDIDEYLFAGFLAGKRIEMVDCKTVPLQVPAQAEVVIEGWLEPGEMLPEGPFGDHTGFYTPQEPFPALKIDCVTMRKRPLLQSIVVGRPPTEDGPLGRATERFFLPLLKIIVPDIVDYHLPEAGGFHNCAIVSIDKKYPKHAQKVMHAIWGAHMMSLTKLIVVVDSDCDVHDLHEVAWRALGNTDYARDLSVVEGPVDHLDHASYQQFWGGKAGIDATKKWPEEGYTRDGGWPDMVESDPETAAKVDRRWKEYGL, encoded by the coding sequence ATGGCTTACGACGATCTTCGCTCCCTGCTCAGGGCTCTGGAGCGCGAGGGCGACCTCAAGCGCATCAAGGCCGAGGTCGACCCGTATCTGGAGGTCGGGGAGATCGTCGACCGGGTGCAGAAGGCCGGCGGCCCCGCGCTGCTCTTCGAGAACGTACGCGGGTCGAGCATGCCGCTCGCGATGAACGTGTACGGCACGGACCGGCGCCTGTTGAAGGCGCTGGGGCTGAAGTCGTACGCCGAGATCTCGGAGCGGATCGGCGGGCTGCTGAAGCCCGAGCTGCCGCACGGGTTCGTCGGCGTGCGCGAGGCCTTCGGGAAGCTCGGCGCGATGACGCACGTACCGCCGAAGAAGGTGAAGGACGGCCCGGTGCAGGAGGTCGTTCTGACCGGGGACGACGTCGACCTGGACCAGCTCCCGGCCCTGTTCACCTGGCCGAAGGACGGCGGCTCGTTCTTCAACCTGGGCCTCACGCACACCAAGGACCCGGAGTCGGGCATCCGCAACCTCGGGCTGTACCGCCTCCAGCGCCACGACAAGCGCACGATCGGCATGCACTGGCAGATCCACAAGGACAGTCGGAACCACTACCAGGTCGCGGCCCGGCGCGGGGAGCGGCTGCCGGTCGCGATCGCTTTCGGGTGTCCGCCCGCCGTGACGTACGCCTCCACGGCCCCGCTGCCCGGAGACATCGACGAGTACCTGTTCGCCGGGTTCCTCGCGGGCAAGCGGATCGAGATGGTCGACTGCAAGACCGTGCCGCTCCAGGTGCCGGCGCAGGCGGAGGTCGTGATCGAGGGCTGGCTGGAGCCGGGCGAGATGCTGCCCGAGGGGCCGTTCGGCGACCACACCGGCTTCTACACGCCGCAGGAACCCTTCCCCGCCCTGAAGATCGACTGCGTGACGATGCGGAAGCGGCCGCTGCTCCAGTCGATCGTCGTGGGCAGGCCCCCTACGGAGGACGGGCCCCTCGGTCGTGCGACGGAACGCTTCTTCCTGCCGCTGCTGAAGATCATCGTGCCGGACATCGTGGACTACCACCTGCCGGAGGCGGGCGGTTTCCACAACTGCGCGATCGTCTCGATCGACAAGAAGTACCCGAAGCACGCGCAGAAGGTCATGCACGCCATCTGGGGCGCGCACATGATGTCGCTGACCAAGCTGATCGTGGTCGTCGACTCCGACTGCGATGTGCATGACCTGCACGAGGTCGCCTGGCGGGCGCTCGGCAACACCGACTACGCGCGCGACCTCAGCGTCGTCGAGGGTCCCGTCGACCACCTCGACCACGCCTCCTACCAGCAGTTCTGGGGCGGCAAGGCCGGTATCGACGCGACGAAGAAGTGGCCCGAGGAGGGCTACACGCGTGACGGCGGCTGGCCCGACATGGTGGAGTCCGATCCGGAGACGGCGGCGAAGGTGGACCGCCGCTGGAAGGAGTACGGCCTGTGA
- the mqnP gene encoding menaquinone biosynthesis prenyltransferase MqnP: MTSASAAIPQPGRTKAFLRLVMIEHSVFALPFAYIAALTAMYQWDKNVHWGRLLLVTICMVGLRTFAMAVNRIIDREIDARNPRTAHRELVTGAMSVRHAWTGALIALVVFLGAAALLNPLCLALAPIAVIPMVVYPYGKRFTNFPQAILGLAQAMGPVGGWLAVTGSWSWDAVILGLAVGIWIGGFDLIYACQDVETDREIGVMSVPARFGIPAAIWGARVCHTLTTALFVWYALATDAGAFFWLGLLIVAAAFLYEHTIVRPHDLSRVNRAFFSVNGFIGIALFVCALIDLLVRGLTV; the protein is encoded by the coding sequence GTGACCTCCGCATCCGCCGCGATCCCGCAGCCGGGACGCACGAAGGCCTTCCTCCGGCTGGTGATGATCGAGCACTCGGTCTTCGCGCTGCCCTTCGCCTACATCGCCGCCCTGACGGCGATGTACCAGTGGGACAAGAACGTCCACTGGGGCCGGCTGCTGCTGGTCACCATCTGCATGGTCGGTCTGCGCACCTTCGCGATGGCGGTCAACCGGATCATCGACCGGGAGATCGACGCCCGTAACCCGCGCACCGCGCACCGCGAACTGGTGACCGGCGCGATGTCGGTTCGTCACGCGTGGACGGGGGCCCTGATCGCCCTCGTCGTCTTCCTCGGCGCGGCTGCCCTGCTCAATCCGCTGTGTCTGGCGCTGGCCCCCATAGCGGTGATCCCGATGGTGGTCTACCCGTACGGCAAGCGGTTCACGAACTTCCCGCAGGCCATCCTGGGCCTCGCGCAGGCGATGGGCCCGGTCGGCGGCTGGCTGGCGGTCACGGGTTCCTGGTCCTGGGACGCGGTGATCCTCGGTCTCGCCGTCGGCATCTGGATCGGCGGCTTCGACCTGATCTACGCCTGCCAGGACGTCGAGACGGACCGCGAGATCGGCGTCATGTCCGTCCCGGCCCGCTTCGGCATCCCGGCGGCCATCTGGGGCGCGCGGGTCTGCCACACCCTCACGACGGCCCTGTTCGTCTGGTACGCCCTGGCCACCGACGCCGGCGCCTTCTTCTGGCTGGGCCTCCTGATCGTCGCCGCCGCGTTCCTCTACGAGCACACCATCGTCCGCCCCCACGACCTCTCCCGAGTGAACCGCGCCTTCTTCAGCGTCAACGGCTTCATCGGCATTGCCCTGTTCGTGTGCGCGCTGATCGATCTCTTGGTTCGTGGCCTGACCGTGTAG
- a CDS encoding Uma2 family endonuclease, with product MTVSGIDRLHSQLSKLEDMFPGFLTEIVEGSIVMNPVRPFHGKTIQRLWSIVEGQLPEGWALVSDVAFPFDDANEFCPDLAVIPAEAEAENLSAYPADLIELVAEVVSPESVRRDYEMKPRWYASRGIANYLVLDPLKGHVVTMWNPGPDGYRGRDTISYGPELAIDSPLGRLTIPTARLPVDPKARS from the coding sequence GTGACCGTCTCGGGCATCGACCGCCTGCACTCGCAGCTCAGCAAGCTGGAGGACATGTTCCCCGGCTTCCTGACGGAGATTGTCGAGGGCAGCATCGTGATGAACCCGGTCAGGCCGTTCCACGGGAAGACCATCCAACGGCTGTGGTCCATCGTCGAAGGCCAGTTGCCGGAGGGATGGGCCCTCGTGAGCGATGTCGCGTTCCCCTTCGACGATGCCAACGAATTCTGCCCCGACCTCGCCGTCATTCCGGCCGAGGCCGAGGCCGAGAACCTCAGCGCGTACCCCGCCGACCTGATCGAGCTCGTCGCCGAGGTGGTTTCCCCGGAAAGTGTCCGCCGTGACTACGAGATGAAGCCCCGGTGGTACGCCTCGCGAGGCATCGCCAACTACCTCGTGCTGGATCCGCTCAAGGGGCACGTCGTGACCATGTGGAACCCCGGCCCCGACGGCTACCGAGGCCGCGACACCATCTCGTACGGCCCCGAACTGGCCATCGACTCCCCGCTCGGCAGGCTGACGATCCCCACCGCCCGGCTCCCGGTGGACCCGAAGGCGCGTTCCTAG
- a CDS encoding rhomboid family intramembrane serine protease encodes MSGVGAGWSRGGRALAAGKLMLAWIALLWLLEVVDVLSGHELDGLGVTPRAPSELVDIVPSAFIHFGFAHLAANTVPLLVLGFLAALSGLRRFLLVCALIVIVDGLGVWLISPAHTNTAGASGLIFGLFGFLLVSGFVERRPWGVLVGILIAAVWGGSILAGLAPTQTGVSWQGHLLGLLAGVAAAFVFRRPAANRALAS; translated from the coding sequence ATGTCGGGTGTGGGAGCCGGGTGGTCACGCGGCGGCCGTGCGCTGGCCGCGGGCAAGCTGATGCTGGCCTGGATCGCGCTGCTGTGGCTGCTGGAAGTGGTGGACGTACTGAGCGGCCACGAGCTGGACGGCCTCGGCGTCACCCCGCGCGCCCCGTCCGAGCTGGTCGACATCGTCCCGTCGGCCTTCATCCACTTCGGCTTCGCCCATCTGGCCGCGAACACGGTGCCGCTGCTGGTCCTGGGCTTCCTCGCCGCGCTCTCGGGGCTGCGCCGCTTCCTGCTGGTCTGCGCGCTGATCGTGATCGTCGACGGCCTGGGCGTATGGCTCATATCCCCGGCCCACACCAACACCGCGGGCGCCTCCGGCCTGATCTTCGGCCTCTTCGGCTTCCTCCTGGTCAGCGGCTTCGTCGAGCGCCGCCCCTGGGGAGTCCTGGTCGGCATCCTCATCGCCGCCGTCTGGGGCGGCTCCATCCTGGCGGGCCTGGCCCCCACCCAGACGGGCGTCAGCTGGCAGGGCCACCTGCTGGGCCTGCTGGCAGGCGTGGCGGCGGCGTTCGTGTTCCGCCGCCCGGCAGCGAACCGAGCGCTCGCGTCCTAG
- a CDS encoding UbiX family flavin prenyltransferase has product MNPVKPGETPRTPWIVGVSGASGTPYAAAVLRGLLAAGESVDLVVSRASRLTLLDETGISFRDAHWQDDLREWLSRGADGKPGTFSVDIDAVRHWSAGDLAAGPSSGSYPTKGMLIVPASTASVAGVALGLSKDLLQRAASVTLKESRPLVVAVRETPLNGQTLRHLVTLDDAGATVVPASPAFYAGATHIQDLVDFVAGRVLDAAGVPHRLYRRWQGELGGGSHRAG; this is encoded by the coding sequence GTGAACCCAGTCAAGCCAGGCGAGACACCGCGTACGCCTTGGATCGTAGGGGTGTCCGGCGCCTCCGGCACCCCGTATGCCGCTGCCGTGCTGCGGGGCCTCCTCGCCGCCGGGGAGAGCGTGGACCTCGTGGTGTCCCGGGCCTCCCGCCTCACCCTGCTCGACGAGACCGGGATCTCCTTCCGGGACGCCCACTGGCAGGACGACCTGCGGGAATGGCTGTCCCGGGGCGCCGACGGCAAGCCCGGCACGTTCTCCGTGGACATCGACGCCGTACGGCACTGGAGCGCCGGCGACCTGGCCGCCGGGCCCTCCTCGGGGTCGTACCCCACCAAGGGCATGCTGATCGTGCCCGCCTCGACCGCGAGCGTGGCCGGGGTCGCGCTCGGGCTGTCGAAGGACCTGTTGCAGCGGGCGGCGAGCGTGACCCTGAAGGAGAGCCGCCCGCTGGTCGTGGCCGTACGCGAGACCCCGCTGAACGGCCAGACCCTGCGGCACCTGGTCACCCTCGACGACGCGGGCGCGACCGTCGTACCCGCCTCACCAGCCTTCTACGCGGGGGCGACGCACATCCAGGACCTGGTGGACTTCGTCGCCGGACGCGTACTCGACGCGGCGGGCGTGCCACACCGGCTCTACCGCCGTTGGCAAGGTGAGCTCGGCGGCGGATCACACCGCGCCGGCTGA
- a CDS encoding Lrp/AsnC family transcriptional regulator, with protein MDAVDRQLIQALRENGRASYAELGRLVGLSGPSVTDRINRLEAAGVITGYRATVDAASLGLGVTALIGISLSDATDHEDVAQRLRDLSEVEDCWFIAGDDSYMLKVRATDVDGLEKIIRRLSGTKGVSRTRTTIVLSTKWENRVGELPEEA; from the coding sequence ATGGACGCGGTGGACAGGCAGCTCATCCAGGCCCTGAGGGAGAACGGCCGGGCCTCCTACGCGGAGCTGGGACGCCTCGTCGGACTGTCGGGACCCAGCGTCACCGACCGCATCAACCGGCTGGAGGCGGCCGGTGTCATCACCGGCTACCGGGCCACCGTCGACGCCGCCTCGCTCGGTCTCGGTGTCACCGCCCTGATCGGCATCTCGCTCTCCGACGCCACCGACCACGAGGACGTGGCGCAGCGGCTGAGGGACCTCTCGGAGGTCGAGGACTGCTGGTTCATCGCGGGCGACGACTCGTACATGCTCAAGGTGCGCGCGACGGACGTGGACGGCCTGGAGAAGATCATCCGGCGGCTCAGCGGCACCAAGGGCGTCTCCCGGACGCGTACGACCATCGTGCTCTCCACGAAGTGGGAGAACCGGGTCGGGGAGCTGCCCGAAGAAGCGTAG
- the mqnE gene encoding aminofutalosine synthase MqnE gives MDLGLKRELEEKVRAGERLTREDGIALYESDDLAWLGGLAHEVRTRKNGDVVHFNVNRHLNMTNVCTASCAYCSFQRKPGEKDAYTMRIEEAVKLAKAMESENLTELHIVNGLHPNLPWRYYPRSLRELKAALPHVSLKAFTATEIHHFETISGMSASEILDELIDAGLESLTGGGAEIFDWEVRQHIVDHRTHWEDWSRIHRLAHEKGLKTPCTMLYGHIEEPRHRVDHVLRLRELQDETGGFQVFIPLRYQHDFVDMQDGKVRNRLQARTQMATGAEALKTFAVSRLLFDNVPHVKVFWVMHGVQTAQLALQHGADDMDGSVVEYKITHDADDFGTPNKLTREDLLDLIRDAGFRPVERNTRYEIIREYDGPDPERRESPQPMRV, from the coding sequence ATGGATCTCGGGCTCAAGCGCGAGCTGGAGGAGAAGGTCAGGGCCGGTGAGCGGCTGACCCGTGAGGACGGCATCGCGCTGTACGAGTCGGACGACCTGGCCTGGCTCGGCGGTCTCGCACACGAGGTGCGCACGCGCAAGAACGGCGACGTCGTGCACTTCAACGTCAACCGTCACCTCAACATGACCAACGTGTGCACGGCCTCCTGCGCGTACTGTTCCTTCCAGCGCAAGCCGGGGGAGAAGGACGCGTACACGATGCGCATCGAGGAGGCCGTCAAGCTCGCGAAGGCGATGGAGAGCGAGAACCTCACCGAGCTGCACATCGTCAACGGGCTGCACCCGAACCTGCCGTGGCGCTACTACCCGCGCTCGCTGCGGGAGTTGAAGGCCGCGCTGCCGCACGTCTCGCTGAAGGCCTTCACGGCGACCGAGATCCACCACTTCGAGACCATCTCCGGGATGAGCGCGTCCGAGATCCTGGACGAGCTGATCGACGCGGGGCTGGAGTCGCTGACCGGCGGTGGTGCGGAGATCTTCGACTGGGAGGTCCGGCAGCACATCGTGGACCACCGCACCCACTGGGAGGACTGGTCCCGCATCCACCGGCTCGCGCACGAGAAGGGTCTGAAGACCCCGTGCACGATGCTGTACGGCCACATCGAGGAGCCCCGGCACCGGGTGGACCATGTGCTGCGGCTGCGTGAGCTCCAGGACGAGACCGGCGGTTTCCAGGTCTTCATCCCGCTGCGTTACCAGCACGACTTCGTCGACATGCAGGACGGCAAGGTGCGCAATCGCCTTCAGGCGCGGACGCAGATGGCGACGGGGGCGGAGGCGCTGAAGACCTTCGCGGTGTCGCGGCTGCTGTTCGACAACGTGCCGCATGTCAAGGTCTTCTGGGTCATGCACGGGGTGCAGACCGCGCAGCTGGCGCTTCAGCACGGTGCGGACGACATGGACGGGTCTGTCGTCGAGTACAAGATCACGCATGATGCGGACGACTTCGGGACGCCGAACAAGTTGACCCGTGAGGATCTGCTGGATCTCATTCGCGATGCGGGGTTCCGGCCGGTGGAGCGGAATACGCGGTACGAGATCATTCGGGAGTATGACGGGCCCGACCCGGAGCGGCGCGAATCGCCGCAGCCGATGCGGGTGTGA
- a CDS encoding UdgX family uracil-DNA binding protein (This protein belongs to the uracil DNA glycosylase superfamily, members of which act in excision repair of DNA. However, it belongs more specifically to UdgX branch, whose founding member was found to bind uracil in DNA (where it does not belong), without cleaving it, appears to promote DNA repair by a pathway involving RecA, rather than base excision.) → MVAIKAPEDAYTAEPFLPERGGLPALRRAAAECRGCPLHRDATQTVFGAGSQDARVMLVGEQPGDQEDRQGKPFVGPAGRLLDRALEEAGIDPSEAYVTNAVKHFKFTQAEPRKRRIHKAPTLREMTACGPWLAAELAAVEPELIVVLGATAGKALLGSSFRVSQVRGTVLEEKIHGRPERLVPTVHPSSVLRADDREAAYRGLLSDLKVAAQALG, encoded by the coding sequence ATGGTTGCCATCAAGGCGCCTGAGGACGCCTACACCGCTGAACCCTTCCTTCCTGAGCGCGGTGGGTTGCCCGCTCTGCGGCGGGCCGCTGCCGAGTGCCGGGGGTGTCCCTTGCACCGGGACGCCACTCAGACCGTGTTCGGGGCCGGGAGCCAGGACGCTCGCGTCATGCTCGTCGGGGAGCAGCCCGGCGATCAGGAGGACCGGCAGGGGAAGCCGTTCGTCGGGCCCGCCGGGCGGCTCCTGGACCGTGCGCTGGAGGAGGCGGGCATCGATCCCTCCGAGGCCTACGTCACCAACGCGGTCAAGCACTTCAAGTTCACCCAGGCCGAGCCGCGCAAGCGCCGGATCCACAAGGCGCCCACCCTGCGGGAGATGACCGCGTGCGGGCCCTGGCTGGCCGCGGAGCTCGCGGCCGTGGAGCCGGAGCTGATCGTCGTCCTGGGGGCCACCGCCGGGAAGGCGCTGCTCGGGTCTTCGTTCCGGGTCTCGCAGGTGCGGGGCACGGTGCTGGAGGAGAAGATCCACGGCCGGCCGGAGCGGCTGGTGCCGACGGTGCACCCGTCGTCGGTGCTGCGGGCGGACGACCGGGAGGCGGCGTACCGGGGGCTGCTGTCGGACCTGAAAGTGGCGGCGCAGGCACTGGGGTAA
- a CDS encoding GNAT family N-acetyltransferase, with protein MPLTFTFDPAVTPELRDGILDLWADVSNAGGAVGFVPPVTREDIRPWLVQHLASMAEGRVRLLVGHDEEGRVAATAFLTLNTHHLMTHWLWLYTVMVHPRHQGKGYGRDLLAAAADAARGLDGIEAIRLTCRGGLGLEHFYESCGYKEVGRIPGAIRVAPGDDRDDVIMLLPLA; from the coding sequence ATGCCCCTTACCTTCACCTTCGATCCTGCCGTCACGCCCGAGCTGCGCGACGGCATCCTCGACCTGTGGGCCGACGTCTCCAACGCCGGCGGGGCCGTCGGCTTCGTGCCGCCGGTGACGCGGGAGGACATCCGTCCCTGGCTGGTGCAGCACCTCGCGTCGATGGCGGAGGGGCGGGTCAGGCTGCTCGTCGGACACGACGAGGAGGGGCGCGTCGCGGCGACCGCGTTCCTCACCCTCAACACGCACCACCTGATGACGCACTGGCTGTGGCTCTACACGGTGATGGTGCACCCGCGTCATCAGGGCAAGGGCTACGGGCGCGATCTGCTGGCCGCCGCCGCGGACGCGGCCCGGGGGCTCGACGGCATCGAGGCGATCCGCCTCACCTGCCGCGGGGGTCTCGGCCTGGAGCACTTCTACGAGTCCTGCGGCTACAAGGAGGTCGGCCGCATCCCCGGCGCGATCCGGGTGGCGCCCGGCGACGACCGGGACGACGTCATCATGCTGCTGCCGCTCGCCTGA
- a CDS encoding DUF4229 domain-containing protein: MLRYTLMRLGIFVGCLVVVWGLVYSGLAPRGLGASNGLWIVMLALLLSAPISFVVLRKERDRASEQIVQRVDRMKANLEANRSQEDVADDASRAQGQAS; encoded by the coding sequence ATGCTCCGCTACACGCTGATGCGCCTCGGAATCTTCGTGGGCTGCCTCGTGGTCGTCTGGGGCCTCGTCTACTCCGGCCTCGCCCCGCGCGGCCTCGGTGCCAGCAACGGCCTGTGGATCGTCATGCTCGCCCTGCTGCTCTCCGCGCCGATCAGCTTCGTCGTGCTGCGCAAGGAGCGGGACCGGGCGTCCGAGCAGATCGTGCAGCGGGTGGACCGGATGAAGGCCAACCTGGAGGCCAACCGCAGCCAGGAGGACGTCGCCGACGACGCGTCCCGGGCGCAGGGGCAGGCCTCGTAA
- a CDS encoding putative leader peptide, which produces MPLSVPLVARLHVDLCRCASATCRP; this is translated from the coding sequence ATGCCCCTGAGCGTTCCGCTCGTGGCGCGCCTGCACGTGGATCTCTGTCGGTGCGCGTCCGCTACCTGTCGTCCCTGA
- a CDS encoding dicarboxylate/amino acid:cation symporter — MSSHTKSFKVPFWAQIIAGLVLGVLLGWLARGQDLSWLVTTLEKVGDTFIGLLKLAVAPLVFFAILVSITNLRKVNNAARLASRTLLWFMITSLIAVSIGLVIGLVTNPGAGTGLTPKDGAKPQDTGSWIDFLTGIVPTDVITPFTELNVLQIVFMAAVAGIAALQLGERAQPILTLSESVLELLQKALWWVIRLAPLGTVGLIGNAIATYGWDLIGKYATFTADIYVGCLIVLFGVYPTLLATVAKANPIQFFKGAWPAIQLAFVSRSSVGTMPLTQKVTERLGVPKEYASFAVPFGATTKMDGCAAIYPAIAAIFVAQIFDIQLGVGDYLLIAFVSVVGSAATAGLTGATVMLTLTLSTLGLPMEGVGLLLAIDPILDMIRTATNVAGQALIPVLVSARENLLDRTAYATADGSSLDEPQGAQREQVPAAA, encoded by the coding sequence GTGTCCTCACACACGAAGTCCTTCAAGGTGCCCTTCTGGGCCCAGATCATCGCCGGTCTCGTCCTGGGTGTGCTGCTCGGCTGGCTTGCCCGCGGCCAGGATCTGTCCTGGCTGGTCACGACCCTGGAGAAGGTCGGCGACACGTTCATCGGCCTGCTGAAGCTCGCCGTAGCCCCGCTCGTCTTCTTCGCGATCCTGGTCTCGATCACCAACCTGCGGAAGGTCAACAACGCGGCTCGCCTGGCCTCGCGCACCCTCCTGTGGTTCATGATCACGTCGTTGATCGCGGTGAGCATCGGCCTGGTCATCGGCCTGGTCACCAACCCGGGCGCCGGCACCGGTCTCACCCCCAAGGACGGTGCGAAGCCCCAGGACACCGGTTCCTGGATCGACTTCCTGACCGGCATCGTGCCGACCGACGTCATCACGCCGTTCACCGAGCTGAACGTGCTCCAGATCGTCTTCATGGCCGCCGTCGCCGGTATCGCCGCCCTCCAGCTCGGTGAGAGGGCCCAGCCGATCCTCACCCTCAGCGAGTCCGTCCTCGAACTGCTCCAGAAGGCGCTGTGGTGGGTCATCCGGCTCGCCCCGCTCGGCACCGTCGGCCTCATCGGCAACGCCATCGCCACCTACGGCTGGGACCTGATCGGCAAGTACGCGACGTTCACCGCCGACATCTACGTCGGCTGCCTGATCGTGCTGTTCGGCGTCTACCCGACGCTGCTCGCGACCGTCGCCAAGGCCAACCCGATCCAGTTCTTCAAGGGCGCCTGGCCCGCGATCCAGCTGGCCTTCGTCTCCCGCTCGTCCGTGGGCACGATGCCGCTGACGCAGAAGGTCACCGAGCGGCTCGGCGTGCCGAAGGAGTACGCGTCCTTCGCGGTGCCGTTCGGCGCGACGACCAAGATGGACGGCTGCGCCGCGATCTACCCGGCCATCGCCGCGATCTTCGTCGCCCAGATCTTCGACATCCAGCTGGGTGTCGGCGACTACCTGCTGATCGCGTTCGTCTCGGTGGTCGGCTCCGCCGCCACCGCCGGTCTCACCGGCGCGACGGTCATGCTGACCCTCACCCTCTCCACCCTCGGCCTGCCGATGGAGGGCGTGGGCCTGCTCCTCGCGATCGACCCGATCCTCGACATGATCCGCACCGCGACCAACGTCGCCGGTCAGGCCCTGATCCCGGTCCTGGTCTCCGCCCGCGAGAACCTGCTCGACCGCACGGCCTACGCCACGGCCGACGGCTCCTCCCTGGACGAGCCGCAGGGCGCGCAGCGCGAGCAGGTCCCCGCGGCGGCCTGA
- a CDS encoding TetR/AcrR family transcriptional regulator, translated as MGAVKTKRMPRAVREQQMLDAAVQIFGQRGYMAASMDEIAELAGVSKPLVYLYLNSKEDLFTACIRRESQALVEAVRAGVRPDLPADRQLWEGLGAFFAHTAENPDGWSVLHLQARTHGKPFAAEVAAMREEIVAFVTQLILAAARETHRDPDLPEREVAGLAEALVGAAESLAAWANATPGVTARQAAATMMNFAWAGLGDLMAGRPWSPPEEQAGTPVG; from the coding sequence ATGGGTGCCGTGAAGACCAAGCGGATGCCACGTGCGGTCCGTGAACAGCAGATGCTGGACGCCGCCGTGCAGATCTTCGGCCAACGGGGGTACATGGCCGCGTCGATGGACGAGATCGCCGAACTCGCGGGTGTGTCCAAGCCGTTGGTCTACCTGTATCTGAACTCCAAGGAAGACCTCTTCACCGCCTGCATCCGCCGCGAGTCCCAGGCACTCGTCGAGGCCGTGCGAGCCGGTGTCCGGCCCGATCTGCCCGCCGACCGGCAACTCTGGGAAGGGCTCGGCGCGTTCTTCGCGCACACCGCCGAGAACCCCGACGGCTGGTCGGTCCTGCACCTCCAGGCCCGTACGCACGGCAAGCCCTTCGCCGCCGAAGTCGCCGCGATGCGCGAGGAGATCGTCGCGTTCGTGACACAGCTGATCCTCGCCGCCGCACGCGAGACCCACCGCGATCCCGACCTGCCCGAACGCGAGGTCGCCGGCCTCGCCGAGGCCCTGGTCGGCGCCGCCGAGTCGCTCGCCGCCTGGGCCAACGCCACCCCGGGCGTCACGGCCCGCCAGGCCGCCGCCACGATGATGAACTTCGCCTGGGCGGGCCTGGGCGACCTCATGGCGGGGCGCCCGTGGTCACCTCCGGAGGAGCAGGCGGGCACTCCGGTGGGATAG